Proteins encoded within one genomic window of Acinetobacter sp. YWS30-1:
- a CDS encoding AAA family ATPase: MTRVGTFPKESIIANRYQVQTYLGEHDCCEVYRVVDIETCDLKLLKIIQNKQLPSIDLDLLEKTLLKYSKLRHQNLIIQSELKNFIDNQITYYYFLNNYISGEPLEDLLRRKLKLSIFESSEILFPILDTLDYLHSQKIMHKNINPSYIYLDYSLNKINSFLCLVKVSEFSSEEAKKIYLAYQSNNRLFKKNYIGNDVFSWMIIFYKSITGVQPWNYDIDWEIDDIISIRQRIELHRASYSSTPLSFYESTYEKVDNVFKIVFDKNCQNLFLNFQELKSDLISGFNLDSKYQFLKMINKKESNANFQIKNSKIENKKGLQKIAGMDDLKQQLDIDVIQPLIQKDKYQKYGVEPLTGILLYGPPGCGKTFIAQCLAEEIGYSYFEIKPSDLASVYIHGTQEKIAKLFRKAEESNPSLIFIDEIDALLPNRSQENLTHHYASEVNEFLSQITNCGEKGILVIGATNRPKAIDPAMLRTGRLEKHIYIDFPDFNARLGMLKQYLENRPCSDDLDLFNLAILMVGYTSSDLRYIVNETAKLALKEDCQINDIFFKTIIEKYKPSVRNDDRFSQF, translated from the coding sequence ATGACACGAGTCGGTACATTTCCAAAAGAATCTATTATTGCTAATCGATATCAAGTACAAACATATCTTGGTGAGCATGATTGCTGTGAAGTGTACCGCGTCGTTGATATTGAAACTTGTGACCTGAAGTTACTTAAAATTATTCAAAATAAACAGCTCCCAAGTATAGATTTAGATTTATTAGAAAAAACCTTACTTAAATATTCGAAATTACGACATCAAAATTTGATAATTCAATCTGAATTGAAAAATTTTATTGATAATCAAATAACATATTACTATTTTCTTAATAATTATATTTCAGGTGAACCACTCGAAGATTTATTAAGACGAAAACTTAAATTAAGTATATTTGAGAGTTCAGAAATTTTATTTCCAATTTTGGACACATTAGATTATTTGCATTCACAGAAAATAATGCACAAAAATATTAATCCTAGTTATATATACTTAGATTATAGTTTAAATAAAATTAATAGTTTTTTATGTTTGGTTAAAGTTAGTGAATTTAGTTCAGAAGAAGCTAAAAAAATTTACTTGGCATACCAATCTAATAACCGTCTTTTTAAAAAGAATTATATTGGAAACGACGTTTTTTCATGGATGATTATATTTTATAAATCTATTACAGGTGTTCAACCATGGAATTATGATATTGATTGGGAAATTGACGATATTATTTCAATTAGGCAGCGTATAGAACTTCATAGAGCTAGCTATTCATCAACCCCTTTATCTTTTTATGAAAGCACCTATGAAAAGGTAGATAATGTTTTTAAAATAGTTTTCGATAAAAATTGCCAAAATTTATTTTTAAATTTTCAAGAATTAAAATCAGATTTAATATCTGGATTTAATTTGGATTCTAAGTATCAGTTTTTAAAGATGATAAATAAAAAAGAATCTAACGCTAATTTTCAAATCAAAAATAGTAAGATCGAGAATAAAAAAGGATTACAGAAAATTGCTGGTATGGATGATCTAAAACAACAGTTAGATATAGATGTTATTCAACCTTTAATCCAAAAGGATAAATATCAAAAATATGGAGTGGAACCATTAACCGGTATACTACTTTATGGGCCTCCAGGTTGTGGTAAAACATTTATTGCACAATGTCTAGCAGAGGAAATAGGTTATTCATATTTTGAAATTAAACCATCTGACTTAGCTAGTGTATATATACATGGTACACAAGAAAAGATAGCTAAGTTGTTTAGAAAAGCGGAAGAGAGTAATCCTTCGCTTATTTTTATTGATGAAATTGATGCATTATTACCTAACCGAAGTCAGGAAAATTTGACTCACCATTACGCAAGTGAAGTGAATGAGTTTTTATCACAAATAACAAATTGCGGTGAGAAGGGTATTCTTGTGATTGGAGCCACAAATCGCCCCAAAGCTATAGATCCTGCGATGTTAAGAACAGGACGATTAGAAAAGCATATTTATATAGATTTTCCAGACTTTAATGCTCGATTGGGAATGCTAAAACAGTATTTAGAAAATAGACCTTGTTCTGATGATTTGGATTTGTTCAACTTAGCTATATTAATGGTTGGTTATACTTCTAGCGATCTCAGATATATAGTAAATGAGACTGCTAAATTAGCATTAAAGGAAGATTGTCAGATTAACGATATATTCTTTAAAACGATCATTGAGAAGTATAAACCATCTGTAAGAAATGATGATAGGTTCAGTCAGTTTTAA
- a CDS encoding Fic family protein, whose protein sequence is MFDNIDALKTKLDQHRPLSPAIVKNLQEDLIVRWTYHSNAIEGNTLTLLETKVVLEGITVGGKALREHFEAINHRNAIYYVEDIIRKEEPFSEWQIRNIHQLILKNIDDDNAGRYRQQNVLISGATTNPPDYTLLNDKMAQLVDWYNTEAHKLHPIERAAKVHADFVGIHPFIDGNGRTSRLLMNLELLKAGYPPCVITVENRLAYYEALDQWMAFGKTESFIKLVSDAVLEGFKPYQVILGL, encoded by the coding sequence ATGTTTGACAATATAGATGCTTTAAAAACAAAATTAGATCAGCATCGTCCTCTTTCTCCTGCAATTGTAAAAAATCTACAAGAAGATCTTATTGTTCGCTGGACATATCATTCAAATGCAATTGAAGGCAATACACTGACATTGCTAGAAACAAAAGTGGTTTTGGAAGGCATTACCGTTGGTGGAAAAGCATTACGAGAACATTTCGAGGCAATTAACCATAGAAATGCGATCTATTATGTTGAAGATATTATTCGTAAAGAAGAACCTTTTTCTGAATGGCAGATTCGTAATATCCATCAACTCATTCTAAAAAATATCGATGATGACAATGCAGGACGTTATCGCCAACAAAACGTGTTGATTTCAGGTGCTACGACTAACCCACCCGACTATACACTGTTGAATGATAAAATGGCTCAGCTTGTCGATTGGTACAATACTGAGGCACATAAGCTACATCCTATTGAACGTGCAGCTAAAGTACATGCAGACTTTGTAGGCATTCATCCATTTATTGATGGGAATGGTCGTACATCACGCTTATTGATGAACCTCGAATTGCTTAAAGCTGGTTATCCACCCTGTGTCATCACAGTTGAAAATCGATTGGCATATTATGAGGCATTGGATCAATGGATGGCTTTCGGAAAAACAGAATCTTTTATCAAACTAGTTTCCGATGCTGTATTAGAAGGATTTAAACCGTATCAAGTTATTTTAGGTCTTTAA
- a CDS encoding IS5-like element IS17 family transposase, with amino-acid sequence MKKPTHKIYRTTNWPAYNRALMSRGNIAIWFDPATQWYAPSKGKQGRNQTYSDAAIQCCLMIKSLFRLSLRMVTGFVQSLIKLCGLNWTAPDYSTLCRRQKHIDIAISYQKSSDGLHLLVDSTGMKFLGEGEWKRKKHGAEYRRQWRKLHIGIDAKTLQIRAIQLTTNNVSDSQVLGDLLNQIPQDEQIDSVYTDGAYDTKQCRQVIADRQAHAVIPPRKNAKPWKDTKSSSLERNELLRTVKHLGRTLWKKWSGYHRRSLVETKMHCIKLLGDKLMARSFPSQVNEIHARVAVLNRFTELGRPLTQVTP; translated from the coding sequence ATGAAGAAGCCTACACACAAAATCTACCGCACAACCAATTGGCCCGCATATAACCGAGCACTCATGAGTCGCGGAAATATTGCCATTTGGTTTGATCCTGCTACGCAATGGTATGCTCCATCAAAAGGCAAACAAGGGCGAAATCAAACCTACTCCGACGCAGCTATCCAATGCTGCTTAATGATTAAATCTCTATTCCGTTTGTCTTTACGTATGGTCACTGGCTTTGTGCAAAGTCTGATTAAACTTTGCGGATTAAATTGGACCGCACCAGATTACAGTACGCTTTGTAGAAGACAAAAGCATATTGATATTGCAATCAGCTACCAAAAAAGTAGCGATGGGCTGCATCTACTCGTAGACTCTACAGGCATGAAGTTTCTAGGTGAGGGCGAATGGAAACGCAAGAAACATGGAGCTGAATATCGTCGCCAATGGCGTAAACTACATATTGGTATAGATGCCAAAACCCTACAAATACGCGCTATTCAGCTCACAACCAATAATGTCAGTGATTCACAGGTGCTTGGTGATTTACTTAATCAGATTCCACAAGATGAGCAGATTGACTCTGTTTATACCGATGGAGCTTATGACACCAAGCAATGCCGTCAGGTCATTGCAGATCGGCAAGCGCATGCGGTGATTCCACCTAGAAAAAATGCGAAACCATGGAAAGATACAAAGAGTAGCTCGCTAGAGCGAAATGAATTACTTCGAACAGTTAAACATTTAGGCAGGACATTATGGAAAAAATGGTCAGGCTATCATCGCCGCAGTTTGGTGGAAACCAAGATGCATTGCATCAAATTATTAGGCGATAAATTAATGGCAAGAAGCTTTCCTAGTCAGGTGAATGAGATCCATGCACGTGTAGCAGTCCTTAACAGATTTACGGAATTAGGTCGCCCACTTACCCAAGTTACGCCTTAA
- a CDS encoding AAA family ATPase encodes MNNLINGSDSKQDLMIDGDVFFSIINKRNEVEYFKSIEDFENNFLIEDYDSGLYKVNQMSNIYAKYPDFDCEGCNAIKLCDESDINKATGYLINGVASKWDELSEPQKKIEEINVNFSIGKGIPVANLDIKYKSWVFTTDDVSIFKLFAKNRQPIVYVSDNDDGFYIINNNFGEDIFKVMLGTQPPTMNEDLFISSNNLQHLNDEHKYKYLMEQVSHLKNIEDARLNMIGQEPPIEATMQLNTALVVRTLSQIEEKPTDWIWEGWLAARKITVLAGIGGCGKTNLMLSIAATISVGGVFPDGSKCEKPGKVLIYSTEDAADDTLKPRIMSYEANLDNIAVMDGVVDRKGKIRSFGIEDITALENYAKANPELRLLIIDPVVGLVQGDLNKANTVRQALDPLSKFAEDYNCAVVCITHLSKSAGKENMPLVERFLGSQAFTAKARMALCALKDESEDNFYLSRVKTNTTKQSDTHMRYRIESATVGKRIETSKTTWLEPFIGSFDTKSGNKKEKATEINRAKKLILDLLSKNEIIASKHLKSLCSEEGISDATYGRAIRDIGAISFKREQAWYWRLPT; translated from the coding sequence GTGAATAATTTGATTAATGGTTCGGATTCTAAGCAAGATTTAATGATTGATGGGGATGTATTTTTTTCTATTATTAATAAGAGGAATGAGGTTGAGTATTTTAAATCAATTGAGGATTTTGAAAATAATTTTTTAATTGAGGATTATGATAGTGGATTATATAAGGTTAATCAGATGAGTAATATATATGCAAAATATCCTGATTTTGATTGTGAAGGTTGTAATGCTATAAAGTTATGTGATGAAAGTGATATTAATAAAGCAACAGGATATTTAATTAATGGTGTTGCATCTAAATGGGATGAGTTAAGTGAGCCTCAAAAAAAGATTGAGGAAATTAACGTTAATTTTTCAATCGGTAAAGGAATTCCAGTTGCTAATTTAGATATCAAATATAAATCTTGGGTTTTTACAACAGATGATGTCTCTATTTTTAAGCTTTTCGCTAAAAACAGACAGCCTATTGTCTATGTTTCTGATAATGATGATGGTTTTTATATAATTAATAATAATTTTGGAGAAGATATTTTTAAAGTTATGCTTGGCACGCAACCGCCAACAATGAATGAGGATTTATTTATTAGTAGTAATAATCTTCAACATCTTAATGATGAGCATAAATATAAATACCTAATGGAACAGGTAAGTCATTTAAAAAATATTGAAGATGCAAGATTGAACATGATAGGTCAGGAGCCACCAATTGAAGCAACAATGCAGCTGAACACTGCATTAGTTGTAAGAACACTGTCTCAAATTGAAGAAAAGCCAACTGATTGGATTTGGGAGGGATGGTTAGCTGCTAGAAAAATAACTGTATTAGCCGGTATTGGAGGTTGTGGTAAGACGAATCTCATGCTTTCAATTGCAGCAACAATTTCAGTTGGGGGGGTATTTCCTGATGGCAGTAAATGTGAGAAACCTGGAAAAGTATTAATTTATTCAACAGAAGATGCTGCAGATGATACGCTTAAGCCTCGGATTATGTCCTATGAAGCTAATTTAGATAATATAGCTGTGATGGATGGAGTAGTTGATAGAAAGGGAAAAATCAGGTCGTTTGGGATAGAGGATATAACAGCATTAGAAAACTATGCCAAAGCAAATCCTGAACTTCGGCTTTTAATTATTGATCCTGTCGTAGGGTTAGTACAAGGTGATTTAAATAAAGCCAATACGGTGCGACAAGCGTTAGATCCCTTGAGTAAATTTGCGGAAGATTATAACTGTGCGGTTGTCTGTATTACTCATCTATCTAAAAGTGCAGGTAAAGAGAATATGCCTTTAGTTGAAAGATTTTTAGGATCTCAAGCATTTACAGCAAAAGCAAGAATGGCACTATGTGCTTTAAAAGATGAAAGTGAAGATAATTTTTATTTATCTAGAGTGAAAACGAATACAACTAAACAATCGGATACTCACATGAGATATCGAATTGAATCAGCTACTGTTGGCAAACGGATAGAAACGTCTAAAACTACTTGGCTTGAACCTTTCATTGGCTCATTTGACACTAAATCAGGTAATAAAAAGGAAAAAGCAACTGAAATTAATAGGGCAAAAAAACTTATATTAGATCTATTGTCTAAAAATGAGATTATAGCGTCTAAACACTTGAAATCATTATGTTCGGAAGAAGGTATATCAGATGCCACTTATGGTAGAGCAATCAGAGATATAGGCGCAATAAGCTTTAAAAGAGAGCAAGCGTGGTATTGGAGACTACCTACATAA